TTCAAATCCGTCAGAACTATTAATTACATTTTCAAACTCGCTAAAATTTATCGAGGATTCGGAAGAGAAAATAGCTTCTTTTTGTCTGATAGCTATTTTTATATTCTTTACATGATCGCTTGATAATAATTTCTTATATTCCGCAAAGTGTAAGCAAGTTTTATCTGGAATATTAAATTCTTTTTTAAAGACAGCCCATTTATCTTCAAATTGTTGAAGATAATAATCGGATTCAAAGGACACACTTGATAAGGAATAGAAGTTGTAAGCTTCGTGTTTGCTGTCCTTGCGTTCAAATTCTGTAGTGAAAAAATTCTTTTTGCATTCATCTAAATAAGTGTAAAACAAAGTATTTTGTTTAATCATAATATCCTCCTAAATTAAGCTGCTTTCAATTCTATTCTTTGCCCCAAAACTTCCATTTGGATTTTGCAGGGGCTTTTTTCAATTCATCCATATCACTTTGTAGCTGCTGGACAATGGCCAAAAGCTGTTCTTCTCGTTCCTGGCTCTTTTTCAATTGGTTTTTCAAGTCAGTAAGAACTTCCGTATGATCCACCGGATCCGGCAATTGTTTTTTCGACTGCTGGTGCATTAGTTGTTGCACCTCGTTGATTTTCTGATTCTGTCCCATCAGCAATTCGACAATCTGATTAAGAGACTGCGGAGGCACTACCAAATCTGTATCGATTCGCTTTACTTCGCCCCCGAACCGTTCCAATAATTTAGCTTCAACTTCCGCTAAGTCTGTTCGCTTAATTCCCTTTTCTCGCTGCGATTGAATGATATCGGCAATTGATTGAATCCGTTCCACTTGTTCTTCTGTATAAACCCGTTGTTGATTCTGCCAAGGGTCTTTCACCACTTCGCCAAGCCAGCCCCGTTTTTCCCATTCTCGAAGTTGATGGGCTTCAAGGTTTAGCTCTTTTACCAACTTGCTGATTGGAATTCGCATGTTTTCACCCCTTAAAATTAGCTTTAATCTATCTTAAATCTAGCTTTATTTTATACTTATTTTAAGCTAAAATATACCGTTTTAAAGGGATTTTCATAAAATAAAGACAACGTGACAACTTCTCCAATCTAATTTCTAGAGCTTCTGTTGAATTACTTTCTGTGAGGGTTGCTAGAAAAAATTGAAATAGTTTCTGAATTAAAGAAAGCATGGTATATTTTAAGTTATTAAAACTTAATAGAAACAACTATGTTTTTGATGCCTATTAAGGCTTAATAGGGAATCCGGTGAACTCCGGAGCTGTACCCGCAACTGTAAGCGCTGACGAACTCTCAAACCCCATTATTTAGCAGATGGAAAAGAGATAGTAGAGGATGATGCGCGAGCCAGGAGACCTGTCAAATACTTATTTTTTATTATGAGTATTTTTTAGGAAGGGGGAAGCTCTATGGGAGTCGAGGAACTATTTATCCAATTACTTTTACCTATCTGTGCAATTCTTATCGCCAACAGCATTTGGCACCTTATATCAAACTATAAAATCGTCAAAAAATAATTTAAGCTACCTTGCCATTGGCGAGGTTTTATTTTTGTCTATAAAACTGGTAACCCTTGATCATTATCAATCGCTCACCACCTTTTCCTTTCAAGAGTTTGTCCTTTCCGCACTCTTTTTTCACATATCCGGAGGCGACATAGAAGTTCCAAGAACCATCCTAATTTTGGGTGGTGTATAACTGGGCACTCTAGCTTTTCGCTCTCGGATCTTCTTTGCTCTTTTTTGTTTTTATTTAGCCGTTGCTCGTCCAATGTGCAGCATTATTTGCAGCTGGAAGCTGCCCATAATACACCTGATTTCTACAGGGTGTATAGATGGGCACTTGTGATGTTCCTAACCCCTAATACGGAATCATAGCGAAGCTCCAGGTTAAAGAAAAAATAATATAAGCAAATGAGATCGTGACCCATACCGTATTCTTTTGTGTACTTACTTTCTTCTCTTGATTGGCTTTCTTGATAATGGAAATCAAGTTCAAACAAAAAACAACGGCCAAAATTGGATTCAGAACCAACCCCATCAAAACTAACGTCTCCATCAAGTCTCACCTCTTCTTTTGATATAAAAAATCATACCAATCGTTCATAAATTAACCCATCACAAATAAAAAAGAGAGAAAAGAGCATAAGGAAAACATGCTTGCAATTCCATTGCCAGCCCTGGCAGAGCCAGGGGTTTACTTGCTTGCAGCAAAATAGAGGTTTGGCACAAACTGTGCCATCTTTTTTTGCTCCACTGACACAGTTTGTGCCAGTAAAAAAAGTGCATTTTGGAAAAATGATTGGTTGTTTTTTTTCTAAAAACAATCCTGAATTCAACTGCTTTTTCAAACTCAAATTGGCTTCAAAAAGAACGGAAACAAGTAAAATCGATGAAAAAAAGTTGGTACAAAACTGTACCAAACGCAAAAAAAGCTGGCACAAACTTGTGCCAATCCGTAAAAAAAGTGGAACAAAACTGTGTCAAAACCGAAATTTGATGTACCCAACTAAACACTAGGCTCTGCCTAGTTCCACATGGAAAATGGGGACACGTTTCCCTTATGCTCTTTCTCTCTTTTTTCACCTTTACGACTGTTTTGCTGTTCATTAGCCCCAGCAGGAAACCCAGAGAAAGGTAGTGACTTTTTTGCAGAAAAAATCGGTGCGTATAAATGGGCACTCTCACTGAACTTTTTCTCTTTGATTACTGAAGAGGATCTCGAAAAACAATTGGCTAGAAAAAAAGCCCGGCAGATCCAGGGGATTGCTACGTAAAAAAATCCGACAGTGCCCAGTTATACACCACCCCCAAATCGGTGTGGTGACGGGGTTTTACTTGTCGCCTTCGGATATTAAAAAAGAAAGAAAAAAGAATAAAAGATAAGTTCCAAAAAAGCCCGGTCTAATATTCCAACGAAAGGAAATCAGACCGGGCTTTTGGCTTTTCTGTTTAAGAAGTGGAGGCATCTTTCTTTGCACGTTTCTTTTTTTCGGCCAACTTTTTTAGCAGCTTCTCTTTTTCTTTATCGAGTTCTGGATTCGATTCCGATGGTTCAGCCGGTTCATCTTTGGAGGTGAACCAGTCCGGAAGTTTTTCTTCTCGTCCGGCCCAGCGTTCTTTCACCGGCTGCAGATCCGCAAACGTAATCCGTCCGCCAGTCTCATGGATCTCCCATGCGGAAGTGATTTTGGATTTGATAAACCCAAGTGGATTCTTCACGCTCTTTTCTTCGTTGACGTAGCGAATCAAGAATTCCAATTCCTGTTCGGCATCGTCTTGCCAGATTAGGGATGCGCCTTGATGCAGCTGTGCAAAAAAGGCAGTATCGAATTGATAGCCTTCTGCGAGTTCGTTCACTCGGATACGTAGCTTATCCATTTCGCTCAGTTCTTCAACGGATGCAGAAATATTTTCAAGATGAGGGACTTTAATTTTCTTTTCAGGGACATGACGAATAGTAAATTCAATAGCATCGACTTTTCTACCTTTTTTGATTTCTTTGTACTGAATTAATAGATCTGTTTGCTCGTTTAATTCTTTAATTGCAGGAAGTAATATCTTATTTTTAAAGTTGCCGTAGAGATTATATGACTTATTGGAAGCGCCCAATTTTCCTCTTAATGAGTCTATTGAACATTTCCATTCAGTAACAGTTTGCCACTTTTTCATTAATTCGTAGAGCCGAATAGCATACACGCTTTTAAGCGACAAAATATTATTCAGCTTGTACGAAGTAAAAGTATCTTTGAGTTGTAATAAATAAGGTTTTAACTCAGGGGCAAAACGAAGCTGTATCACTCCAGAACCATCTACATATCTTGCGGTAGATACCCAGTGAGTCATTAACCATCCTTTATCTTCTAAAGGAATCTCTACCACCTTTG
This genomic interval from Planococcus sp. MB-3u-03 contains the following:
- a CDS encoding replication initiation protein, which encodes MNQNYVVTQGNNLIEARHKKPLTAREQKIILTMVSMIEPTDGDFKDYIISVRDFHEMLGLEGREHYTEIKRVVESLMTKVVEIPLEDKGWLMTHWVSTARYVDGSGVIQLRFAPELKPYLLQLKDTFTSYKLNNILSLKSVYAIRLYELMKKWQTVTEWKCSIDSLRGKLGASNKSYNLYGNFKNKILLPAIKELNEQTDLLIQYKEIKKGRKVDAIEFTIRHVPEKKIKVPHLENISASVEELSEMDKLRIRVNELAEGYQFDTAFFAQLHQGASLIWQDDAEQELEFLIRYVNEEKSVKNPLGFIKSKITSAWEIHETGGRITFADLQPVKERWAGREEKLPDWFTSKDEPAEPSESNPELDKEKEKLLKKLAEKKKRAKKDASTS
- a CDS encoding MerR family transcriptional regulator, whose amino-acid sequence is MRIPISKLVKELNLEAHQLREWEKRGWLGEVVKDPWQNQQRVYTEEQVERIQSIADIIQSQREKGIKRTDLAEVEAKLLERFGGEVKRIDTDLVVPPQSLNQIVELLMGQNQKINEVQQLMHQQSKKQLPDPVDHTEVLTDLKNQLKKSQEREEQLLAIVQQLQSDMDELKKAPAKSKWKFWGKE